The proteins below come from a single Corylus avellana chromosome ca3, CavTom2PMs-1.0 genomic window:
- the LOC132173326 gene encoding uncharacterized protein LOC132173326 isoform X2 produces METPDDNHCHSTGIESSFAFQHENQKHLSPNSQPESDVVQCSSDAVARGLSSTLATVIRDFDSRAQDTIGSQDQLSSALDRLTRELDQLLEDAPLPFIMQHAAKILGVRKRVSSLNSILKSIQHRVDNIDRMLSVGMLHEKMGIESSGHH; encoded by the exons ATGGAAACCCCAGACGACAACCATTGCCATTCCACCGGCATTGAGAGCAGCTTTGCTTTCCAACATGAAAATCAGAAACATCTCTCTCCAAATTCACAACCTGAATCCGACGTCGTCCAGTGCTCCTCAGATGCTGTGGCCAGAGGGCTGTCTTCGACGCTCGCCACTGTGATCCGGGACTTCGACTCCAGAGCTCAGGACACTATCGGAAGCCAGGACCAGCTCTCCTCCGCCCTCGATCGTCTTACCCGAG AACTTGATCAATTGTTAGAAGATGCACCCTTGCCATTCATCATGCAGCATGCTGCCAAGATTTTGGGTGTTAGAAAGAGAGTCTCTTCATTGAATTCAATTCTAAAATCCATACAGCATCGAGTTGATAATATAGACCGAATGCTATCTGTGGGCATGCTACATG AGAAGATGGGAATCGAAAGTTCTGGACATCATTAG
- the LOC132173326 gene encoding uncharacterized protein LOC132173326 isoform X1, producing the protein METPDDNHCHSTGIESSFAFQHENQKHLSPNSQPESDVVQCSSDAVARGLSSTLATVIRDFDSRAQDTIGSQDQLSSALDRLTRELDQLLEDAPLPFIMQHAAKILGVRKRVSSLNSILKSIQHRVDNIDRMLSVGMLHGYMDHAEKMGIESSGHH; encoded by the exons ATGGAAACCCCAGACGACAACCATTGCCATTCCACCGGCATTGAGAGCAGCTTTGCTTTCCAACATGAAAATCAGAAACATCTCTCTCCAAATTCACAACCTGAATCCGACGTCGTCCAGTGCTCCTCAGATGCTGTGGCCAGAGGGCTGTCTTCGACGCTCGCCACTGTGATCCGGGACTTCGACTCCAGAGCTCAGGACACTATCGGAAGCCAGGACCAGCTCTCCTCCGCCCTCGATCGTCTTACCCGAG AACTTGATCAATTGTTAGAAGATGCACCCTTGCCATTCATCATGCAGCATGCTGCCAAGATTTTGGGTGTTAGAAAGAGAGTCTCTTCATTGAATTCAATTCTAAAATCCATACAGCATCGAGTTGATAATATAGACCGAATGCTATCTGTGGGCATGCTACATG GTTATATGGATCATGCAGAGAAGATGGGAATCGAAAGTTCTGGACATCATTAG
- the LOC132174825 gene encoding LOW QUALITY PROTEIN: pentatricopeptide repeat-containing protein At1g79080, chloroplastic (The sequence of the model RefSeq protein was modified relative to this genomic sequence to represent the inferred CDS: deleted 1 base in 1 codon) — MATLLNSVSPIGNQSLETTRKGCGFFSQIPNLHTFSLNKGFSRVLASTQITISPKDTVVTLPNWRSGKSDVRSRELRLNDAFLHLEYLVGKGQKPDVAQATQLLYDLCKANKMRKSIRVMEMMICSGIIPDAASYTYLVNYLCRRGNVGYAMQLVEKMEEHGTWLPTNTVTYNSLVRGLCMHGNLNQSLQLLDRLMQKGLIPNAFTYSFLLEAAYKEKGVNEAMKLLDEIIAKGGKPNLVCYNILLTGLCKEGRIEEGIRLFRDFPSKGFIANVVSYNILLRSLCYEGQWEEANELLAEMDGEDRSPSIVTYNILIGSLALHGRTEHALEVLEEMMRRRFKPTAASYNPIIARLCTEGKVDLVVKCLDQMICRHCTPNEGTYNAIAVLCEEGMVQEAFSIIQSLGNKQNSSMHDFYRSVITGLCRKGNTFPAFQLLYEITKHGFTPDSYTYSSLIRGLCMEGMLDEAMEIFWVMEENNYRPDTDNFNALILGFCKSQRTDLSFEVFEMMIEKGYMPNETTYTIIVEGIAHEKENQLAAKVLKELHLRQVVSQSTVERLVMQYDLEGLPV; from the exons ATGGCAACCCTGCTGAATTCAGTGTCCCCTATTGGGAACCAATCGCTAGAAACTACAAGAAAGGGTTGTGGGTTCTTCTCTCAAATCCCAAATCTCCACACATTTTCGCTCAACAAGGGCTTTTCTAGAGTTTTGGCATCTACCCAGATCACCATTTCTCCAAAAGACACTGTTGTTACTCTGCCCAACTGGAGGTCTGGGAAGAGCGACGTGAGAAGTAGGGAACTTAGACTCAATGATGCATTTCTTCATTTGGAGTATTTGGTAGGGAAGGGCCAAAAGCCTGATGTAGCTCAAGCAACTCAGCTCTTGTATGATCTGTGCAAGGCAAATAAGATGAGAAAGTCGATTAGAGTGATGGAGATGATGATTTGCTCTGGTATTATACCTGATGCAGCTTCCTACACCTACTTGGTGAATTATCTTTGTAGAAGAGGGAATGTTGGGTATGCAATGCAATTGGTGGAAAAAATGGAGGAACATGGAACATGGCTT CCAACCAATACTGTTACTTATAATTCGCTCGTTAGAGGACTTTGTATGCATGGTAACTTAAACCAGAGCTTGCAGCTTCTGGATAGATTGATGCAGAAGGGTCTGATCCCAAATGCATTCACTTACTCCTTCTTGCTTGAAGCTGCTTATAAGGAGAAAGGAGTAAATGAAGCCATGAAGCTGTTGGATGAGATAATTGCCAAGGGTGGGAAGCCTAATTTGGTTTGTTACAACATTTTGTTAACTGGGTTGTGCAAGGAAGGTAGGATCGAAGAGGGCATTCGGCTCTTCAGGGATTTCCCTTCCAAGGGGTTCATTGCAAATGTTGTGAGTTATAACATTTTGTTGAGGAGTTTGTGCTATGAGGGGCAGTGGGAGGAAGCAAATGAGCTTCTGGCTGAGATGGATGGTGAGGATCGCTCGCCCTCAATCGTTACTTACAACATATTGATTGGTTCACTTGCTCTGCACGGCAGAACTGAACATGCTCTTGAGGTATTAGAAGAAATGATGAGGAGACGGTTCAAGCCTACTGCTGCAAGCTACAACCCAATAATTGCTCGTCTCTGCACTGAGGGGAAGGTAGATCTTGTGGTTAAGTGTTTAGACCAAATGATTTGTCGTCATTGTACTCCCAATGAAGGAACTTACAATGCGATTGCTGTGCTCTGTGAGGAGGGGATGGTGCAAGAGGCTTTTTCTATAATTCAAAGCTTGGGTAATAAGCAAAACTCCTCTATGCATGATTTCTACAGAAGTGTGATTACAGGCCTGTGCAGAAAAGGGAATACATTTCCAGCATTTCAGCTTTTATATGAGATCACAAAGCATGGATTTACGCCAGATTCCTACACCTATTCATCGTTAATCAGAGGATTGTGTATGGAAGGAATGCTAGATGAGGCTATGGAGATATTCTGGGTAATGGAAGAAAATAACTACAGGCCTGATACTGACAATTTCAATGCACTTATACTTGGATTTTGCAAATCTCAAAGAACAGATTTGTCCTTTGAGGTATTTGAGATGATGATTGAGAAAGGGTATATGCCTAATGAAACAACTTACACCATTATTGTGGAAGGGATTGCCCACGAAAAAGAAAATCAGCTGGCAGCTAAAGTTTTGAAAGAGTTGCATCTTAGGCAGGTTGTGAGTCAGAGTACAGTGGAAAGACTTGTTATGCAGTATGACCTTGAGGGTCTCCCAGTATAG